A section of the Clostridium omnivorum genome encodes:
- the purE gene encoding 5-(carboxyamino)imidazole ribonucleotide mutase: MKVAIIFGSKSDKDIMKGAADALKEFNIEYKAFILSAHRVPEKLMEVLDNIEEEGYECVIAGAGLAAHLPGVIASHTILPVIGVPINAALNGMDSLLAIVQMPKSIPVATVGINNSYNAGMLAVQILSLKYPEVKEKLSQYRKNMKEKFIRDNNEGVEF; encoded by the coding sequence ATGAAGGTTGCTATAATTTTTGGAAGCAAGTCTGATAAGGACATAATGAAGGGTGCAGCAGATGCACTTAAGGAGTTCAATATTGAATACAAGGCGTTTATTCTATCTGCTCATAGAGTACCAGAAAAGCTGATGGAGGTGCTGGATAATATAGAAGAGGAAGGCTATGAATGTGTTATTGCAGGGGCAGGACTTGCTGCTCATCTGCCTGGAGTTATTGCATCGCATACAATACTTCCTGTAATAGGAGTTCCAATAAATGCAGCATTAAACGGAATGGATTCACTGCTAGCCATAGTTCAAATGCCAAAATCCATACCTGTAGCTACAGTTGGTATAAATAACAGCTACAATGCAGGTATGCTTGCAGTACAAATACTATCTTTAAAGTATCCAGAAGTGAAAGAAAAGCTTTCTCAATATAGAAAAAACATGAAAGAAAAATTTATAAGAGATAATAATGAAGGGGTGGAGTTTTAA
- the purH gene encoding bifunctional phosphoribosylaminoimidazolecarboxamide formyltransferase/IMP cyclohydrolase: MLKRALISVYDKTNVLKLAKFLQARGVEILSTGGTFKYLKENGIAVVEVSEVTGFEEILDGRVKTLHPIIHSGILAIRDNKEHMETLNKKGITPIDMVVVNLYPFFEKVQENISFDEKVEFIDIGGPTMLRAAAKNFRDVLVLSDVNDYDKVIEQIEEKEEVDFSFRKTLAGKVFNLMSCYDAAISNFLLEDEACPEYLTLSYKKHMDLRYGENPHQKAAYYVKAVGKAPMKDFVQLNGKELSYNNIKDMDIAWKVACEFEEPACCALKHNTPCGVAVAENIYDAYVKAYSCDEVSIYGGIVALNKTVDKATAEELKKIFLEIVIAPDFHEDALEVLKTKKNLRVIKCDIKPQAVMDFVSVDGGILTQETDNKLIEDIKYVTNEKPSEEHMKDLMFGMKVVKYVKSNAIVVVKDGMAKGIGGGQVNRIWAAAEALDRAKDGVVLASDAFFPFSDVVEEAAKYNIKAIIQPGGSVRDEESIEACNKHNIAMVFTGIRHFKH, from the coding sequence ATGTTAAAAAGAGCACTTATTAGCGTTTATGATAAGACAAATGTATTAAAGCTTGCAAAGTTTTTACAGGCTAGAGGGGTTGAAATATTATCAACAGGCGGAACTTTTAAATACCTAAAGGAAAATGGTATAGCTGTTGTTGAAGTTTCTGAAGTAACAGGGTTTGAAGAAATATTAGATGGAAGAGTTAAAACCCTTCACCCAATAATTCATTCTGGAATACTTGCTATAAGAGACAATAAAGAACATATGGAAACATTAAATAAAAAGGGTATAACTCCTATAGACATGGTAGTTGTAAACTTGTATCCTTTCTTTGAAAAGGTTCAAGAGAATATAAGTTTTGATGAAAAAGTAGAGTTCATAGATATCGGTGGACCAACTATGCTTAGAGCAGCAGCTAAGAACTTTAGAGATGTACTAGTTTTATCAGATGTTAATGACTATGACAAGGTTATAGAGCAAATAGAAGAAAAAGAAGAAGTAGATTTCAGCTTTAGAAAAACACTAGCTGGAAAGGTATTTAATTTAATGTCCTGCTATGATGCAGCTATCAGTAATTTCTTATTAGAAGATGAAGCATGTCCTGAATATCTAACCCTATCTTATAAAAAGCATATGGATTTGAGATATGGCGAAAACCCACACCAAAAGGCAGCTTACTATGTTAAGGCTGTTGGAAAAGCTCCAATGAAGGATTTTGTACAACTTAATGGAAAAGAACTTTCTTATAATAACATAAAGGATATGGATATAGCTTGGAAGGTAGCCTGCGAATTTGAAGAGCCAGCCTGCTGTGCATTAAAGCACAATACACCTTGCGGCGTGGCTGTTGCTGAAAATATATATGATGCTTATGTAAAGGCATATTCCTGTGACGAAGTATCAATTTACGGTGGAATAGTAGCCCTTAATAAAACGGTAGATAAGGCTACAGCAGAAGAGCTTAAAAAGATATTCCTTGAGATAGTTATAGCTCCAGATTTTCATGAGGATGCTCTAGAAGTTTTAAAGACAAAGAAGAATTTAAGAGTTATAAAGTGTGATATTAAACCTCAAGCTGTGATGGACTTTGTTTCTGTAGACGGAGGAATATTAACTCAAGAAACAGACAATAAGCTTATTGAAGATATAAAATATGTAACTAATGAAAAGCCAAGTGAAGAACACATGAAGGATTTAATGTTTGGAATGAAGGTTGTTAAATATGTTAAATCCAATGCTATCGTAGTTGTAAAAGACGGAATGGCAAAGGGAATTGGCGGAGGACAGGTTAATAGAATATGGGCAGCAGCAGAAGCGCTAGATAGAGCAAAGGACGGAGTAGTTTTAGCTTCAGATGCCTTCTTCCCATTTAGTGATGTAGTTGAAGAAGCAGCAAAATACAATATAAAGGCTATTATTCAACCAGGTGGATCTGTAAGAGACGAAGAATCCATAGAAGCTTGTAATAAGCATAATATAGCAATGGTATTTACAGGTATAAGACACTTTAAGCATTAA
- the purN gene encoding phosphoribosylglycinamide formyltransferase, protein MLKIAVLISGGGSNLQSIIDSIKKDSLDCSIEIVIADRPNIYGLERAAQNNIKAEVVDRKQYGRELSEKIYSLVRDKVDLIVLAGFLSILNGDILKAFKNRIINIHPSLIPSFCGKGMYGIKVHESAIEYGVKFSGCTVHFVDDGTDTGAIICQKMVPVYADDTAETLQNRVLVEEHKALPEVIKLFSEGKIKKIGRKVIIE, encoded by the coding sequence TTGCTTAAAATAGCAGTACTAATTTCTGGCGGAGGCAGTAATTTGCAATCTATAATAGACAGCATAAAAAAAGATTCCTTAGATTGCAGTATAGAAATAGTTATAGCTGATAGACCCAATATATATGGTTTAGAGAGAGCGGCACAAAATAATATAAAGGCAGAAGTAGTGGATAGAAAGCAGTATGGCAGAGAGTTATCAGAAAAGATTTATAGCTTAGTTAGAGATAAGGTTGATTTAATAGTACTTGCAGGCTTTTTATCCATCCTTAACGGAGACATTCTTAAAGCCTTTAAAAATAGAATTATTAACATTCATCCATCATTAATACCTTCTTTTTGTGGAAAAGGCATGTATGGTATAAAGGTTCATGAAAGTGCTATAGAGTACGGCGTAAAGTTTTCTGGCTGCACAGTACATTTTGTAGATGATGGAACTGATACAGGAGCTATAATATGTCAAAAGATGGTTCCGGTATATGCTGATGACACTGCAGAAACTCTTCAAAACAGAGTTTTAGTAGAGGAACACAAGGCACTTCCAGAGGTTATTAAGCTGTTTTCTGAAGGCAAAATCAAGAAAATCGGTAGAAAAGTTATTATAGAATAG
- the purF gene encoding amidophosphoribosyltransferase — protein sequence MTYSPEVPFDIEDDKFKDECGVFGIYSTETLDVASITYYGLYALQHRGQESAGIAVSNGESIEYHKAMGLVADVFNKDIISSLKGISAIGHVRYSTTGSSNVNNAQPILVKYKLGTIAIAHNGNLVNDDVIRELLEDGGCIFQTTNDSEVLLNLIARGAKRGIERALVDAIQAVKGSYAIVMLTENKLIGVRDPNGIRPLCIGKLNENYILCSESCALDAVGAEFVRDVRPGEIVIIDEMGLKSINFSEQAKNEICAFEYIYFARPDSIIDGIDVYTARVKAGEQLYSESPIEADVVIGVPDSGIPAATGFAEASGIPYGLGFIKNRYVGRTFITPSQEIREKAVSVKLNPLKVNVDGKRVILIDDSIVRGTTSRRLVESLRKAGATEVHFRVASPVVKYPCYFGIDTPYRKELIGAQLDLESIRQEIGADSLSYLSMEGLLKSLGTTNKFCLGCFKGVYPVAAPMETAKDNLEKPNN from the coding sequence ATGACATATAGTCCAGAAGTACCTTTTGATATTGAAGACGATAAGTTTAAAGATGAATGTGGAGTATTTGGAATTTATTCCACAGAAACTCTTGATGTGGCATCTATTACTTATTACGGATTGTATGCTCTTCAGCATAGAGGTCAGGAAAGTGCTGGAATAGCCGTATCAAACGGTGAAAGCATAGAATATCATAAAGCTATGGGCCTTGTGGCTGATGTGTTTAATAAGGATATAATAAGTTCTCTTAAAGGAATATCCGCTATAGGGCATGTTAGATATTCCACTACTGGCTCCAGCAATGTAAATAATGCACAGCCAATATTAGTTAAGTATAAGCTTGGAACAATAGCTATAGCTCACAATGGAAATCTTGTAAATGACGATGTTATAAGAGAACTTTTAGAGGATGGCGGATGTATATTTCAAACAACTAATGATTCAGAAGTTTTGCTTAACCTTATAGCTAGAGGTGCTAAAAGAGGAATTGAAAGAGCATTAGTAGATGCAATTCAAGCAGTTAAGGGCTCTTATGCAATAGTAATGCTTACAGAAAACAAGCTTATTGGAGTAAGGGATCCTAATGGAATAAGACCTCTATGTATTGGAAAGCTTAATGAGAATTATATATTATGCTCAGAAAGCTGTGCTCTTGATGCAGTGGGAGCAGAGTTTGTGAGAGATGTTAGACCTGGGGAAATTGTAATAATTGATGAAATGGGATTAAAGTCTATAAATTTCTCTGAACAAGCTAAAAATGAAATATGTGCTTTTGAATATATCTATTTTGCAAGACCTGACAGTATTATTGATGGAATTGATGTTTATACAGCAAGGGTAAAAGCCGGAGAGCAGCTTTACTCTGAAAGCCCTATAGAGGCTGATGTAGTAATTGGAGTGCCTGATTCCGGTATTCCAGCAGCCACTGGGTTTGCAGAGGCATCAGGCATACCTTATGGCTTGGGCTTTATAAAAAACAGATATGTAGGTAGAACTTTTATAACGCCTTCTCAGGAAATAAGAGAAAAGGCTGTATCTGTTAAGCTTAACCCACTAAAGGTCAATGTAGATGGCAAAAGAGTAATACTTATAGATGACTCTATAGTTAGAGGAACTACAAGCAGAAGGCTGGTTGAATCATTAAGAAAGGCAGGAGCAACTGAGGTGCACTTTAGAGTAGCGTCTCCAGTGGTTAAGTATCCATGTTATTTTGGCATAGATACTCCCTATAGAAAAGAACTTATAGGTGCTCAACTTGATCTTGAGAGCATAAGACAGGAAATTGGTGCAGATTCACTTTCATATTTGAGTATGGAAGGACTTTTAAAATCCTTGGGAACTACAAATAAGTTTTGTCTTGGTTGTTTTAAAGGAGTATATCCTGTGGCAGCACCAATGGAAACAGCGAAGGATAATTTAGAAAAACCTAATAACTAA
- a CDS encoding LytR/AlgR family response regulator transcription factor has protein sequence MNKINCVIVEDEVPAAQELKYILEQHKELSIKATAYDGNNGMKIIKEIEPEVVFLDINMPGINGLELARQIKEFKESIAIIFVTAYEQHALEAFEVEALDYVLKPFDEIRIDKTVDRVVHKYSFNKPELDIALKMNEIITRLTEEDKTAKKVPCEHNGKIVLIDINDIYYCYIEGEKVYVKTIDQKYSAIFNLCKLEEKTKFFRAHRSFLVNLNKVKEMFSWFNGSYKVVMDDIEKTEIPVSRNNVKKLRSLLDI, from the coding sequence TTGAATAAGATAAATTGTGTAATAGTTGAAGATGAAGTCCCAGCAGCACAAGAACTTAAATATATTTTAGAGCAGCATAAGGAATTATCAATTAAGGCCACAGCTTATGATGGAAATAATGGAATGAAAATTATAAAAGAAATAGAACCAGAAGTGGTGTTTTTAGATATAAATATGCCAGGAATAAACGGATTGGAATTGGCAAGGCAGATTAAAGAATTTAAAGAGAGTATAGCTATAATTTTTGTTACTGCCTATGAACAGCATGCATTAGAGGCTTTCGAGGTAGAAGCTTTAGATTATGTTTTAAAGCCTTTTGATGAGATACGGATAGATAAAACAGTTGATAGGGTAGTCCACAAATACAGCTTTAATAAGCCGGAACTAGATATAGCGCTAAAAATGAATGAAATTATTACAAGGCTTACTGAAGAAGATAAAACTGCAAAAAAAGTGCCTTGTGAGCACAATGGAAAGATTGTGCTTATAGATATAAATGATATTTATTATTGTTATATTGAAGGCGAAAAGGTATATGTTAAAACAATAGATCAAAAATATAGTGCCATATTTAATCTATGCAAACTGGAGGAAAAGACGAAATTCTTTAGGGCTCATAGAAGTTTTTTAGTCAATTTGAATAAGGTAAAAGAAATGTTTTCCTGGTTTAACGGAAGCTATAAAGTAGTTATGGATGATATAGAAAAGACTGAAATCCCAGTAAGCAGGAATAATGTTAAAAAATTAAGAAGTCTGCTAGATATTTAG
- a CDS encoding phosphoribosylformylglycinamidine synthase codes for MSAIRRIFVEKKPGFDVEAKALLNDLKYNLGITELTDLRLLNRYDICGITQEEYENAKNIIFSEITVDYVYEEEIEFQQSRVFAMEYLPGQYDQRADSACQCIQILTQEEGVSINSAKVIILEGHINESQFEKIKSYCINPVDSRQASLDKPNSLDTSLENVHEIEILEGFIENSDEEMKKYIEKYGLAMSLEDLNFCKKYFKETEKRNPTMTELKVIDTYWSDHCRHTTFMTKIEAVDIEDGEYSEAISKAYGECLNSLEYVRNGEKKDICLMDIAIVGMKELRKRGQLSDLDSSDEINACSIEIDVDVDGNDEKWLLMFKNETHNHPTEIEPFGGAATCLGGAIRDPLSGRAYVYQAMRVTGSGDPRTKVEDTLPGKLPQRKITLGAAHGYSSYGNQIGLATGQVSEVYDEGFVAKRMEVGAVIAAAPKENVIRKTPMPGDLIVLIGGRTGRDGCGGATGSSKEHDEKSILTCGAEVQKGNPVVERKIQRLFRRPEVTKLIKRCNDFGAGGVSVAIGELTDGLDINLDLVPKKYEGLDGTELAISESQERMAIVIEKEHRDEIIGLSEEENLEATVVAEVKEDKRLRMFWRDKCIVNISREFLDTNGVRQNTKVVVKAPEKDSSYFKNKRVENVKDQWIDNLKKLNICSQKGLIERFDSSIGAGTVLMPLGGKYQITPAEGMAAKIPVLHGTTKTASLMTYGYNPEIAKWSPFHGAVYALVEAAAKIVSMAGDYKNIRLSLQEYFERLGKDPERWGKPFAALLGALHVQRQLGIPAIGGKDSMSGTFKELDVPPTLVAFAVTTAKVDRILSPEFKNTNSNVVMIEAPRDKNELPDFNILKNNFEKVQQLIKEGTVVSACSVKSGGIAEAISKMCFGNGIGFKMDEYFMAEDLFNPSYGSIILELKEDADLDKVFGEVVFTVLGTTQREAVIEIERTKISLSEAVTAYEDTLENIFKTRTEEINEPIENVSYGNRNTKAPVIKAAKPKIFIPVFPGSNCEYDSQLAFERAGGEASTLVFKNLSSRHIEESIDEMVKKINEAQIIMIPGGFSAGDEPDGSAKFIATIFRNEKIKDAVMKLLKQRDGLMLGICNGFQALIKLGLVPYGEITELSEDSPTLTYNKIGRHISCMARTRITSTLSPWFSNVNTGDIHTIPVSHGEGRFVASEAVVRKLIENGQIATQYVDFQGNATYDIAHNPNGSTFAIEAITSPDGRILGKMGHSERAYKDILRNIPGEKDQRLFEAGVNYFK; via the coding sequence ATGAGTGCTATTAGAAGAATATTTGTTGAGAAAAAGCCAGGCTTCGATGTAGAAGCAAAGGCGCTGCTAAATGATTTGAAGTACAACTTAGGCATAACAGAGCTAACTGATTTGAGGCTTTTAAATAGATATGATATCTGCGGAATTACACAGGAAGAATATGAAAATGCTAAGAACATAATATTTTCTGAAATAACTGTAGACTATGTTTATGAAGAAGAAATTGAATTCCAGCAGAGCAGAGTTTTTGCAATGGAATACCTACCAGGTCAGTACGATCAAAGAGCAGATTCCGCATGTCAATGTATACAAATCCTAACTCAGGAAGAGGGAGTATCCATAAACTCCGCCAAGGTAATTATTTTAGAAGGTCACATCAATGAAAGTCAATTTGAAAAGATAAAAAGTTATTGTATAAATCCAGTAGATTCAAGGCAAGCATCTCTTGATAAACCAAATTCACTAGACACTTCATTAGAAAACGTTCATGAAATAGAGATTTTAGAGGGTTTTATAGAAAATTCAGATGAAGAAATGAAAAAATATATAGAAAAGTATGGCCTTGCTATGAGCCTGGAGGATTTAAACTTCTGCAAGAAATATTTCAAGGAAACAGAAAAAAGAAATCCTACTATGACTGAGCTGAAGGTTATAGATACTTATTGGTCTGATCACTGCAGACATACAACTTTCATGACAAAAATAGAAGCTGTAGACATAGAAGATGGCGAATATTCAGAAGCTATCAGCAAGGCTTATGGAGAATGCTTAAACAGTCTAGAGTATGTGCGCAATGGAGAGAAAAAGGATATATGTCTTATGGATATTGCTATAGTAGGCATGAAGGAGCTTAGAAAAAGAGGTCAGCTTTCAGATCTTGATTCCTCTGACGAAATAAATGCCTGCAGTATAGAGATTGATGTTGATGTGGATGGAAATGATGAAAAATGGCTGTTGATGTTCAAAAATGAAACCCACAATCACCCAACGGAAATAGAACCTTTTGGAGGAGCAGCAACTTGTCTTGGGGGGGCAATAAGAGATCCACTTTCCGGAAGAGCATATGTTTATCAAGCTATGAGAGTAACTGGAAGTGGTGATCCTAGAACTAAAGTTGAGGATACACTCCCAGGAAAGCTTCCTCAAAGAAAGATTACTCTCGGAGCAGCCCATGGATATAGCTCTTACGGAAATCAAATAGGACTAGCAACTGGTCAAGTTTCTGAGGTTTATGATGAGGGCTTTGTAGCAAAGAGAATGGAAGTTGGAGCAGTTATAGCAGCTGCACCTAAGGAAAATGTAATAAGAAAAACACCAATGCCTGGAGATTTAATTGTGCTAATTGGCGGAAGGACAGGAAGAGATGGCTGTGGTGGTGCTACTGGTTCTTCAAAGGAACATGATGAAAAATCAATACTAACCTGTGGAGCTGAGGTTCAAAAAGGAAACCCTGTAGTAGAGAGAAAAATCCAAAGGTTATTTAGAAGACCAGAAGTAACAAAGCTTATAAAAAGATGTAATGACTTCGGTGCTGGTGGTGTTTCAGTAGCTATCGGAGAACTTACAGATGGTTTAGATATAAATTTAGATTTAGTTCCTAAAAAATACGAGGGGTTAGATGGTACAGAGCTTGCCATATCTGAATCCCAAGAGAGAATGGCTATAGTCATTGAAAAAGAACATAGAGATGAAATTATAGGGCTTTCAGAAGAAGAAAACCTTGAAGCTACAGTAGTTGCTGAGGTTAAGGAAGATAAAAGACTTAGAATGTTCTGGAGAGATAAATGCATTGTAAATATAAGTAGAGAATTCCTTGATACAAATGGAGTTAGACAAAATACAAAGGTAGTTGTAAAGGCTCCAGAAAAGGACAGCAGCTACTTTAAAAACAAAAGAGTTGAGAATGTAAAAGATCAATGGATTGATAATCTTAAGAAGCTTAATATATGCAGCCAAAAGGGCTTGATAGAAAGATTTGATAGTTCTATAGGGGCAGGGACAGTCCTAATGCCTTTAGGTGGAAAGTATCAAATAACTCCTGCTGAGGGCATGGCAGCTAAGATACCAGTGCTTCATGGAACTACTAAAACAGCTTCACTTATGACCTATGGATATAATCCTGAAATAGCTAAATGGAGTCCTTTCCACGGTGCCGTTTATGCTTTAGTTGAAGCTGCAGCTAAAATAGTGTCCATGGCGGGAGATTATAAAAACATAAGACTTTCCCTTCAGGAGTACTTCGAAAGATTAGGTAAAGACCCTGAAAGATGGGGAAAACCTTTTGCAGCACTATTAGGTGCATTGCATGTACAAAGGCAGTTAGGAATACCCGCAATTGGTGGGAAGGATAGTATGTCTGGAACTTTTAAAGAATTAGATGTCCCACCGACTTTAGTTGCTTTTGCAGTTACAACTGCTAAGGTGGACAGAATACTATCCCCTGAATTTAAAAACACAAATAGCAACGTTGTTATGATAGAAGCACCAAGAGACAAAAATGAACTTCCTGATTTCAATATATTGAAAAACAACTTTGAAAAAGTTCAACAGCTTATTAAGGAAGGTACTGTAGTGTCAGCTTGTAGTGTAAAAAGTGGCGGAATAGCTGAAGCAATAAGCAAAATGTGCTTTGGTAATGGAATTGGCTTTAAAATGGACGAGTACTTCATGGCAGAGGATTTATTCAATCCAAGCTACGGTTCAATAATTTTAGAGCTTAAAGAAGATGCTGATTTAGATAAGGTTTTTGGAGAAGTAGTATTTACTGTACTTGGAACAACTCAAAGAGAGGCTGTTATAGAAATTGAGCGTACTAAGATTTCACTTTCAGAAGCAGTTACAGCTTATGAAGATACCTTAGAAAATATATTCAAAACTAGAACAGAAGAAATAAATGAACCTATTGAAAATGTAAGCTATGGTAACAGAAATACTAAAGCTCCAGTAATCAAAGCTGCTAAGCCAAAGATATTTATACCTGTGTTCCCAGGCTCAAACTGTGAGTATGATTCACAACTTGCTTTTGAAAGGGCTGGAGGAGAAGCTAGTACTCTTGTATTTAAGAATTTATCATCAAGGCATATAGAAGAATCAATTGATGAAATGGTTAAAAAGATAAATGAAGCTCAAATAATAATGATTCCTGGCGGCTTTAGTGCTGGGGACGAACCAGATGGTTCAGCAAAGTTTATTGCTACTATATTTAGAAATGAAAAGATAAAAGATGCTGTAATGAAGCTTTTAAAACAAAGAGATGGCTTGATGCTGGGAATATGCAATGGCTTCCAAGCACTTATAAAATTAGGTCTTGTACCTTATGGAGAGATAACAGAATTAAGTGAGGACAGTCCAACACTGACCTACAATAAGATAGGTAGACATATATCCTGTATGGCAAGAACAAGAATAACTTCTACACTTTCACCTTGGTTCAGCAATGTAAATACAGGAGATATCCATACGATACCTGTATCCCATGGAGAAGGAAGATTTGTAGCAAGTGAAGCAGTAGTGAGAAAGCTTATAGAAAACGGGCAAATAGCTACTCAATATGTAGATTTCCAGGGAAATGCAACTTATGACATAGCTCATAACCCAAATGGTTCTACCTTTGCAATAGAAGCAATCACTAGTCCGGATGGAAGAATTCTTGGGAAGATGGGACACAGCGAAAGAGCTTATAAGGATATATTAAGGAATATTCCAGGTGAGAAGGATCAAAGATTATTTGAAGCTGGAGTGAACTATTTTAAATAG
- the purC gene encoding phosphoribosylaminoimidazolesuccinocarboxamide synthase: protein MEKLEMMYEGKAKKVFKTDDESKVIVYYKDDATAFNGEKKGQIEEKGVFNNTITSALFKLLESKGVKTHFIGKLNDREQLCSKVQIVPLEVIVRNVAAGSMAKRLGLNEGMELKTTVFELSYKNDELGDPLINDHHAVAIGLTTFEELKTIYGMADEINEILKEFFLKQNIKLIDFKLEFGKNSDGEIILADEISPDTCRFWDATTNEKLDKDRFRRDLGNVKEAYVEILNRITGEIK, encoded by the coding sequence ATGGAAAAGTTAGAAATGATGTATGAAGGAAAAGCAAAAAAGGTATTTAAAACTGACGATGAAAGCAAGGTAATAGTTTACTATAAAGATGATGCTACAGCATTTAATGGAGAAAAGAAGGGACAAATAGAAGAAAAGGGAGTTTTTAACAATACTATAACTTCTGCACTATTTAAGCTTTTAGAGAGCAAGGGAGTTAAAACTCATTTTATAGGAAAGTTAAATGATAGAGAACAGCTTTGCAGCAAAGTTCAAATAGTACCACTTGAAGTAATCGTAAGAAATGTAGCAGCAGGAAGTATGGCTAAGAGGCTTGGATTAAATGAAGGTATGGAGCTTAAAACTACAGTATTTGAGTTAAGCTACAAGAATGACGAATTAGGAGATCCACTAATAAATGATCACCATGCAGTAGCTATTGGACTAACAACCTTTGAAGAATTAAAGACTATATATGGAATGGCTGATGAAATTAATGAAATATTAAAGGAATTCTTCCTAAAGCAAAATATTAAATTAATAGATTTTAAATTAGAGTTTGGTAAGAACAGTGATGGAGAGATAATTTTAGCTGATGAAATATCGCCAGATACTTGCAGATTCTGGGATGCTACTACAAATGAAAAGCTTGATAAGGATAGATTTAGAAGAGACCTTGGGAATGTAAAAGAGGCTTATGTAGAAATATTAAATAGAATAACTGGAGAAATAAAATAA
- the purM gene encoding phosphoribosylformylglycinamidine cyclo-ligase, which yields MITYKDSGVNIEEGYKSVSLIKEHAKKTFIPGVLNGIGSFAGMVELGHYNNPVLVSGTDGVGTKLDIAFRMKKYDTVGIDCVAMCVNDILCHGAKPLFFLDYIACGKLEAEVAADLVKGVSDGCLDAGCALIGGETAEMPGFYRDGEYDIAGFAVGVVEKDKIIDGSTIKPGDKLIGIESSGVHSNGYSLVRKLIPDLNAELDGKLMGDILLTPTRIYVKPILKLLETFEIKGMAHITGGGFYENIPRMFKGELTAVIDKKSFNRPEIFKHMMSLGVEEEQMFNTYNMGIGFVLCVNGEDEYKIIKTLDNLGYKAYGIGHVEAGGAGVCLK from the coding sequence ATGATAACATATAAGGATTCTGGAGTTAATATAGAAGAAGGCTACAAATCAGTTAGCTTGATAAAGGAGCACGCAAAGAAAACTTTCATACCAGGAGTTTTAAATGGTATTGGAAGCTTTGCTGGTATGGTAGAGCTTGGACATTACAATAATCCAGTACTTGTTTCAGGCACAGATGGAGTTGGAACAAAACTAGATATAGCCTTTAGAATGAAAAAGTATGATACAGTAGGAATAGACTGTGTTGCAATGTGTGTTAATGACATACTCTGCCACGGTGCAAAGCCTCTATTTTTCCTTGATTATATAGCTTGTGGAAAGCTTGAAGCTGAAGTAGCAGCGGACCTAGTTAAGGGAGTATCTGATGGATGTTTAGATGCTGGATGTGCACTAATTGGTGGAGAAACAGCAGAGATGCCAGGCTTCTATAGAGATGGAGAATATGATATAGCAGGTTTTGCAGTAGGTGTAGTTGAAAAAGACAAAATAATTGATGGCAGCACAATAAAACCAGGAGATAAACTTATAGGAATAGAATCCTCAGGAGTACACAGCAACGGATATTCCTTAGTTAGAAAGCTTATTCCAGATTTAAATGCTGAGCTTGACGGAAAACTTATGGGAGATATACTTTTAACCCCAACAAGAATATATGTAAAACCTATACTAAAACTTTTAGAAACCTTTGAAATTAAAGGTATGGCTCATATAACCGGCGGAGGCTTCTATGAGAACATTCCTAGAATGTTTAAAGGTGAACTTACAGCTGTAATAGATAAAAAGAGCTTTAACAGGCCAGAAATATTTAAACATATGATGTCTCTTGGAGTAGAAGAAGAACAAATGTTTAATACCTATAATATGGGCATCGGTTTTGTGCTATGTGTAAATGGTGAGGATGAATACAAAATAATTAAGACATTAGATAACCTTGGGTATAAAGCTTATGGCATAGGACATGTAGAAGCCGGAGGTGCTGGGGTTTGCTTAAAATAG